The Deltaproteobacteria bacterium genome has a segment encoding these proteins:
- a CDS encoding FAD-dependent oxidoreductase has product MVTHDIVIIGAGLAGMRAAVEAARRGINVAVVSKVHPVRSHSVAAQGGINAAMKETDSWEDHMFDTVKGSDYLADQDAVEVLCREAPAEILELDRMGALFSRDEAGAIAQRPFGGAGYPRTCYLADRTGHGLLHLLYEQVIKHGVFIYEEWFVVDIVVREGVVRGVIAMNLATGTLHRLRAKAVIIASGGYGRAFATTTNALTCTGDGMGLALDAGLELMDMEFVQFHPTGLKRTGMLMTEGARGEGGYLINAEGERFMERYAPEKKELASRDVVSRAEQTEIDEGRGVDGCVFLDLRHLGEAKINERLPQIREIAVNFAGVDPVYEPVPIKPTAHYSMGGIRVDVDGRTSVRGLFAAGECACVSVHGANRLGGNSLLEAVVFGRRAGRAAGDFALESRLEDFPSDALALAAEPIARILNRADGEPAFAVRNEAGRVMEAMCGVFRDEGRLREALSAIEGLRERYGRVALTDRGDIFNMELPAVLELGHILDVCEAILTGALARTESRGSHFRTDHPRRDDDNWLKHTLVRKEDGAFKLSYRDVTITRFKPRERTY; this is encoded by the coding sequence GTGGTCACCCACGACATCGTCATAATAGGCGCCGGCCTTGCCGGGATGAGGGCCGCCGTCGAGGCGGCCCGGCGCGGTATAAACGTCGCCGTCGTCTCCAAGGTCCACCCGGTGCGCAGCCACTCGGTCGCCGCCCAGGGAGGCATAAACGCCGCCATGAAGGAGACGGACTCGTGGGAAGACCACATGTTCGACACCGTCAAGGGCAGCGACTACCTGGCCGACCAGGACGCCGTCGAGGTCCTCTGCCGCGAGGCCCCGGCGGAGATACTGGAGCTCGACCGCATGGGCGCGCTCTTCTCCCGCGACGAGGCCGGAGCCATAGCCCAGCGCCCCTTCGGCGGCGCCGGCTATCCGCGCACCTGCTACCTCGCCGACCGCACGGGCCACGGCCTTCTCCATCTCCTCTACGAACAGGTCATCAAGCACGGCGTCTTCATCTACGAGGAGTGGTTCGTCGTGGACATCGTGGTCCGCGAGGGCGTTGTGCGCGGCGTCATAGCCATGAACCTCGCCACCGGCACGCTCCACAGGCTTCGGGCCAAGGCTGTCATAATCGCTTCCGGCGGCTACGGACGCGCCTTCGCCACCACCACGAACGCACTCACCTGCACGGGCGACGGCATGGGGCTTGCCCTCGACGCGGGGCTTGAGCTCATGGACATGGAGTTCGTCCAGTTCCACCCCACGGGACTCAAGCGCACGGGCATGCTCATGACCGAGGGCGCGAGGGGCGAGGGCGGCTACCTCATAAACGCGGAGGGCGAGCGCTTCATGGAGCGCTACGCGCCGGAGAAGAAGGAGCTCGCAAGCCGCGACGTGGTGAGCCGCGCCGAGCAGACCGAGATAGACGAGGGCCGCGGTGTGGACGGCTGCGTCTTCCTCGACCTGCGTCACCTCGGCGAGGCGAAGATAAACGAGCGGCTCCCCCAGATCCGCGAGATAGCCGTCAACTTCGCGGGCGTGGACCCCGTCTACGAGCCCGTGCCCATAAAGCCGACGGCCCACTACTCCATGGGCGGCATCAGGGTGGACGTGGACGGCAGGACGTCGGTGAGGGGACTCTTCGCCGCCGGCGAGTGTGCCTGCGTGAGCGTACACGGCGCAAACCGCCTGGGCGGCAACTCGCTTCTCGAGGCCGTGGTCTTCGGCAGGCGGGCGGGCCGGGCCGCCGGGGACTTCGCCCTGGAAAGCAGGCTCGAGGACTTCCCCTCCGACGCCCTCGCCCTGGCGGCAGAGCCCATAGCCCGCATCCTCAACCGCGCCGACGGAGAGCCGGCCTTTGCGGTGAGGAACGAGGCCGGGCGGGTAATGGAGGCCATGTGCGGCGTCTTCCGCGACGAGGGGCGTCTGAGGGAGGCCCTCTCGGCGATAGAGGGGCTCAGGGAGCGCTACGGGCGCGTTGCATTGACCGACCGGGGCGATATCTTCAACATGGAGCTCCCGGCGGTGCTCGAGCTGGGCCACATCCTCGACGTCTGCGAGGCCATACTCACGGGGGCGCTGGCCCGCACCGAGAGCCGCGGCTCCCACTTCCGCACAGACCACCCCCGGCGGGACGACGACAACTGGCTCAAACATACGCTGGTGAGGAAAGAGGACGGCGCCTTCAAACTGTCGTACAGGGACGTGACCATAACGAGGTTCAAACCCAGGGAAAGGACGTATTAA
- a CDS encoding succinate dehydrogenase/fumarate reductase iron-sulfur subunit, whose amino-acid sequence MKIKIKIRRCDPLSADRYDTYIQAYTVEVAEGMTVLEALLKIADEDDPTLSFRRSCRSAICGSCAMNINGFPKLACRTQLAAEYRKRGEVILEPLGNFKVIKDLVVDMDPFWKKIEKVSPYLTSGGEPPEGGWSISRDEAARIDASQRCIMCGSCNASCNATEVDERYIGPSALAKAWRFVGDVRDANAERRLERLSEEHGMWDCVRCYHCTEYCPKEVSPLRAIEELRARAMEYGITENEGARHVEALVDSVRRVGRLDEAAMTFKTLGFLRSLGMIPFGLKMELHGKMPHPIIFPAIEGIDEVRAICKAVEAKKRGE is encoded by the coding sequence ATGAAGATAAAGATAAAGATACGCCGTTGCGACCCGCTCTCGGCCGACCGGTACGACACCTATATCCAGGCCTACACGGTCGAGGTCGCCGAGGGGATGACGGTGCTGGAGGCGCTGCTGAAGATCGCCGACGAGGACGACCCCACCCTCTCGTTCCGCCGTTCCTGCCGCAGCGCCATATGCGGCTCCTGCGCCATGAACATAAACGGCTTTCCCAAGCTCGCCTGCCGCACGCAGCTCGCCGCGGAGTACAGGAAGCGCGGGGAGGTGATCCTCGAGCCGTTGGGCAACTTCAAGGTCATAAAGGACCTCGTCGTCGATATGGACCCCTTCTGGAAGAAGATCGAGAAGGTCTCCCCCTACCTCACCTCCGGGGGCGAGCCGCCCGAGGGCGGCTGGAGCATATCGAGGGACGAGGCCGCGAGGATCGACGCCTCGCAGCGGTGCATCATGTGCGGCAGTTGCAACGCCTCGTGCAACGCCACCGAGGTGGACGAGCGCTACATAGGACCGTCGGCGCTGGCCAAGGCATGGCGTTTCGTGGGAGACGTGCGCGACGCCAACGCCGAGCGGCGCCTTGAGCGCCTGAGCGAGGAGCACGGCATGTGGGACTGCGTGCGCTGTTACCACTGCACCGAGTACTGCCCCAAGGAGGTCTCGCCGCTCCGGGCCATAGAGGAGCTTCGGGCCAGGGCCATGGAGTACGGCATAACGGAGAACGAGGGGGCGAGGCACGTCGAGGCCCTCGTGGACTCGGTAAGGCGCGTGGGCAGGCTCGACGAGGCGGCCATGACGTTCAAGACCCTCGGGTTTCTGCGCTCGCTGGGCATGATACCCTTCGGCCTCAAGATGGAGCTTCACGGCAAGATGCCCCACCCCATCATCTTCCCCGCCATAGAGGGCATAGACGAGGTGAGGGCCATATGCAAGGCCGTGGAGGCGAAGAAGAGGGGGGAGTGA
- a CDS encoding heterodisulfide reductase subunit B, protein MQGRGGEEEGGVSVSKLRYAYYPGCASQEITKEANETTRRVAKALGITLYDMPRANCCGAGLLTDYDRELSLTLNARILAQAEEMELDILTICSTCLMVMRTAEAELRSDRALLERVNSTLGKTGLRYSGGVEVKLLHWVLIEDYGLHALGEKVVRPLDWLRVAPFYGCHSLRPSSALGFDDPQDPASLESVIRCVGAEPVEYSGRTRCCGFQVDLVAEEMALDMTARRLQDAKLMGAHCMVTPCPFCHINLDNYQNMAEKKAGQRLGLPVFHVAQLVGLALGMGAELLGLSRHLVTPEKVLG, encoded by the coding sequence ATGCAAGGCCGTGGAGGCGAAGAAGAGGGGGGAGTGAGCGTGTCGAAGCTCAGGTATGCTTATTATCCGGGATGCGCCTCGCAGGAGATAACCAAGGAGGCCAACGAGACGACGCGGCGGGTGGCCAAGGCCCTCGGCATCACCCTCTACGACATGCCCAGGGCCAACTGCTGCGGCGCCGGACTGCTCACCGACTACGATCGCGAGCTCTCGCTCACCCTGAATGCGAGGATCCTCGCCCAGGCCGAGGAGATGGAGCTCGACATCCTGACCATATGCTCGACGTGCCTCATGGTCATGCGCACGGCCGAGGCCGAGTTGCGCTCGGACCGGGCGCTCCTGGAACGGGTCAACTCGACGCTCGGAAAGACGGGCCTGCGCTATTCGGGCGGCGTGGAGGTGAAGCTTCTCCACTGGGTGCTCATAGAGGACTACGGGCTCCATGCCCTCGGCGAGAAGGTGGTGAGGCCCCTTGATTGGCTCAGGGTGGCCCCCTTTTACGGCTGCCACAGCCTGAGGCCCTCTTCAGCGCTCGGCTTCGACGACCCCCAGGACCCGGCCTCCCTCGAGTCGGTCATAAGGTGCGTCGGCGCCGAGCCCGTGGAGTATTCGGGCAGAACCCGCTGTTGCGGCTTTCAGGTCGACCTGGTGGCCGAGGAGATGGCCCTGGACATGACGGCAAGACGCCTCCAGGACGCAAAGCTCATGGGCGCCCACTGCATGGTCACGCCCTGTCCCTTCTGCCACATAAACCTCGACAACTACCAGAACATGGCCGAAAAGAAGGCGGGCCAGCGCCTGGGGCTGCCCGTCTTCCACGTGGCCCAGCTCGTGGGGCTGGCCCTGGGCATGGGAGCGGAGCTGCTCGGACTCTCGCGCCACCTCGTTACACCGGAGAAGGTCCTGGGGTGA
- a CDS encoding 2-oxoacid:ferredoxin oxidoreductase subunit beta translates to MSAVAAVARKPSVPFDYSKYLRPNKLPHIWCPGCGHGIVLKSLLRAVDKSGLTKDEICMVSGIGCSSRTPGYVDFNTLHAIHGRAFAFATGVKLAKPELKVIVTTGDGDALAIGGNHFIHTCRRNIDMVILVYTNNIYGMTGGQFSPTTPEGSISHTSRYGSIEPPFDCCEMAKAAGATFVARGTAYHTQELEKIILAAIKHKGTAVVEVIDSCPVYFGRQNKFKSASQMMEIIEKNGTVSARQADRLPPEKVEGKMLRGILHQVERPEYCDQYAKLVEKAQGK, encoded by the coding sequence ATGTCGGCAGTAGCCGCTGTTGCGAGGAAGCCGAGCGTGCCGTTCGACTACAGCAAGTACTTGAGGCCCAACAAGCTGCCCCATATCTGGTGTCCCGGCTGCGGGCACGGCATAGTGCTCAAGTCGCTCCTGCGGGCCGTGGACAAGAGCGGGCTCACCAAGGACGAGATATGCATGGTCTCCGGCATCGGCTGTTCGAGCCGCACGCCGGGCTACGTGGACTTCAATACGCTCCACGCCATCCACGGCAGGGCCTTCGCCTTCGCCACCGGCGTGAAGCTTGCGAAACCGGAGCTCAAGGTCATCGTCACCACCGGCGACGGCGACGCCCTGGCCATAGGCGGCAACCACTTCATCCACACCTGCCGCCGCAACATCGACATGGTCATACTCGTCTACACCAACAACATATACGGCATGACGGGCGGCCAGTTCTCGCCCACCACGCCCGAGGGCTCCATCTCCCACACGAGCCGCTACGGCTCCATCGAGCCGCCCTTCGACTGCTGCGAGATGGCCAAGGCCGCGGGAGCCACCTTCGTGGCCAGGGGAACGGCCTATCACACCCAGGAACTCGAGAAGATCATCCTCGCCGCCATCAAGCACAAGGGCACGGCCGTGGTCGAGGTGATCGACTCCTGCCCCGTCTACTTCGGCAGGCAGAACAAGTTCAAGAGCGCTTCCCAGATGATGGAGATCATCGAGAAGAACGGCACCGTCTCGGCCAGGCAGGCCGACAGGCTCCCGCCCGAGAAGGTGGAGGGCAAGATGCTGCGCGGCATACTCCACCAGGTGGAGCGGCCCGAGTACTGCGACCAGTACGCAAAGCTCGTGGAGAAGGCCCAGGGCAAGTGA
- a CDS encoding 2-oxoacid:ferredoxin oxidoreductase subunit gamma, which yields MDRYEIRFSGSGGQGMILAGIIMAEAAAIYDTKNAAQSQSYGPESRGGASKAEVIISNEPIDYPKATQIDCMLAMTQEACSKYYKDVKPGGILLVDSDEVKDVPAGDFRVYSFPIIETARTELGKTIVANIISLGLITELTGIVKPDAMERAVLARVPKPFLELNKKAINIGFEKGRELAAGSA from the coding sequence ATGGACAGATACGAGATACGCTTCAGCGGCTCGGGCGGCCAGGGCATGATACTGGCCGGTATCATCATGGCCGAGGCGGCCGCCATCTACGACACAAAGAACGCGGCCCAGAGCCAGTCCTACGGCCCCGAGTCGCGCGGAGGGGCGAGCAAGGCCGAGGTCATCATAAGCAACGAGCCCATAGACTACCCCAAGGCCACGCAGATAGACTGCATGCTCGCCATGACGCAGGAGGCCTGCAGCAAGTACTACAAGGACGTAAAGCCCGGCGGCATACTCCTTGTCGACTCCGACGAGGTGAAGGACGTCCCGGCCGGCGACTTCAGGGTCTACAGCTTTCCCATCATCGAGACGGCCCGCACGGAGCTGGGCAAGACCATCGTGGCCAACATCATCTCGCTGGGCCTCATAACCGAGCTCACCGGCATCGTCAAGCCCGACGCCATGGAGCGGGCCGTGCTCGCCAGGGTCCCCAAGCCCTTCCTGGAGCTTAACAAGAAGGCCATAAACATAGGCTTCGAAAAGGGCAGGGAGCTGGCCGCGGGTTCGGCCTGA